From Sphingobium sp. RAC03, a single genomic window includes:
- a CDS encoding 2'-5' RNA ligase family protein: MGAADFAWADGLRRAHFPPERNVLSAHITLFHHLPPSLLGEVSDRLKALCRGPAPAARLSEVMMLGRGVAYRIDSPELAAIRDELAEAFTGLLTPQDQARPRLHVTVQNKVAPAEAKALAEQLRADFVPRPFAIAGLAAWHYRGGPWELAMKASFRG, translated from the coding sequence ATGGGGGCGGCGGACTTCGCCTGGGCGGACGGGCTGCGCCGGGCACATTTTCCGCCCGAGCGCAATGTCCTGTCCGCGCATATCACGCTGTTCCACCATCTGCCGCCTTCGCTGTTGGGGGAGGTGAGTGATCGGCTCAAGGCCTTGTGTCGGGGACCGGCTCCGGCGGCCCGGTTGAGCGAGGTCATGATGCTGGGGCGGGGGGTGGCCTATCGCATCGACAGCCCGGAGCTGGCGGCGATACGCGACGAACTGGCGGAGGCGTTTACGGGGCTGTTGACGCCGCAGGACCAGGCGCGACCCCGGCTGCATGTGACCGTGCAGAACAAGGTTGCGCCTGCGGAAGCGAAAGCGCTGGCAGAGCAGTTGCGTGCGGACTTTGTGCCACGCCCCTTCGCGATCGCCGGGCTGGCGGCGTGGCATTATCGCGGGGGGCCGTGGGAATTGGCGATGAAGGCGAGTTTTCGGGGGTAG
- a CDS encoding NAD(P)/FAD-dependent oxidoreductase, with protein sequence MSYYDVLIVGAGHAGAQAAISLRQHGFEGSVAMIGDEKDPPYERPPLSKEYFAGDKSFDRILIRPATFWGERNIDMLLGRRVKSVDPVGKFVTVGGEEIGYGKLIWCTGGTPRMLTCNGADASNVHAVRRRDDVDAMMAKLDSINHVTIIGGGYIGLEAAAVLTKFGKTVVLLEALDRVLARVAGEQLSRFYEAEHRAHGVDLRTGARMDCIEVVDGKATAVLMEDGERIETDMVIVGIGIIPETGPLIAAGAAGGNGVDVDEYCRTSLPDIYAVGDCAAHANRFAGGAQMRLESVQNANDQAKVAVAHILGKEEAYNAVPWFWSNQYDLKLQTVGLSTGFDQAITRGDPATRSFSVVYLKGGKVIALDCVNMVKDYVQGRAHVLSGAALDQTQLADASVPLKEVGLA encoded by the coding sequence ATGAGCTATTATGATGTTCTGATCGTGGGTGCGGGCCATGCCGGGGCGCAGGCGGCGATTTCGCTGCGCCAGCATGGGTTCGAGGGCAGCGTCGCGATGATCGGCGATGAGAAAGACCCGCCCTATGAGCGCCCGCCCTTGTCCAAGGAATATTTCGCAGGCGACAAGAGTTTCGACCGCATCCTGATCCGTCCAGCCACCTTCTGGGGTGAGCGCAATATCGACATGCTGCTGGGCCGCCGGGTCAAGAGCGTCGATCCCGTCGGCAAGTTCGTGACGGTGGGGGGCGAAGAAATCGGCTATGGCAAGCTGATCTGGTGCACCGGCGGCACCCCCCGCATGCTGACCTGCAACGGCGCGGATGCGTCCAACGTCCATGCCGTGCGCCGCCGCGACGATGTCGATGCGATGATGGCGAAACTCGACAGCATCAATCATGTGACCATCATCGGCGGCGGCTATATCGGCCTGGAAGCGGCCGCCGTGCTGACCAAGTTCGGCAAGACCGTCGTCCTGCTCGAAGCGCTCGACCGGGTGCTGGCGCGGGTCGCGGGTGAACAATTGTCACGCTTCTACGAAGCCGAGCATCGCGCCCATGGCGTCGACCTGCGCACCGGCGCGCGGATGGATTGCATCGAAGTCGTCGACGGCAAGGCCACTGCTGTCTTGATGGAAGATGGCGAGCGGATCGAGACCGACATGGTGATCGTCGGCATCGGCATCATCCCCGAAACCGGCCCGCTGATCGCGGCGGGCGCAGCGGGCGGCAATGGCGTCGATGTCGATGAATATTGCCGCACCAGCCTGCCCGACATCTATGCCGTGGGCGATTGCGCTGCCCACGCCAACCGCTTCGCCGGTGGCGCGCAGATGCGGCTGGAATCGGTCCAGAACGCCAATGATCAGGCCAAGGTCGCGGTGGCGCACATATTGGGCAAGGAAGAAGCCTATAATGCCGTGCCCTGGTTCTGGTCGAACCAATATGATCTCAAGCTCCAGACCGTGGGCCTCTCCACCGGCTTCGATCAAGCGATCACCCGCGGCGACCCAGCGACGCGCAGCTTCTCCGTCGTCTATCTCAAAGGCGGCAAAGTCATCGCGCTCGACTGCGTCAATATGGTCAAGGATTATGTCCAGGGCCGCGCCCATGTCCTGTCCGGCGCAGCGCTTGACCAGACGCAACTGGCCGATGCCAGCGTGCCGTTGAAGGAAGTCGGGCTGGCATAA
- a CDS encoding Fe2+-dependent dioxygenase, translating into MLIAIPDLLDAPGITAIRALIDPTTWVDGNVTSGHQSALAKRNLQLPEDAPAAISAGQVILDALGRSSLFIAAALPLKIFPPLFNSYEGGQAFGVHVDNAVRIQAGTGVRVRSDLSVTVFLEAPDAYEGGELTIETNFGVQQVKLPAGHAVLYPSSSLHRVEPVTQGRRVASFFWVQSMIRDDGARQMLFDLDRSVQGVAAALGHDHGEVIRLTGVYHNLLRRWADA; encoded by the coding sequence ATGCTGATCGCCATTCCTGACCTGCTCGATGCGCCGGGCATCACCGCCATTCGCGCGCTGATCGACCCAACGACCTGGGTCGATGGCAATGTGACATCGGGCCATCAATCCGCGCTGGCCAAGCGCAATCTGCAATTGCCCGAAGACGCGCCCGCCGCCATTTCGGCGGGGCAGGTCATCCTCGACGCACTGGGCCGGTCGTCCCTGTTCATCGCCGCTGCGCTGCCGCTCAAGATTTTTCCGCCGCTATTCAACAGCTATGAAGGCGGACAGGCCTTTGGCGTACATGTCGATAACGCCGTGCGTATACAGGCGGGCACTGGCGTTCGGGTGCGATCGGATCTGTCGGTCACCGTGTTTCTGGAGGCACCCGACGCCTATGAAGGCGGCGAGCTGACGATCGAAACCAATTTCGGCGTGCAACAGGTAAAATTGCCAGCGGGTCACGCCGTGCTGTACCCGTCATCCTCCCTGCACCGCGTGGAGCCGGTTACGCAGGGACGTAGGGTCGCGAGCTTTTTCTGGGTCCAGTCGATGATCCGTGACGATGGAGCCCGGCAAATGCTGTTCGACCTCGATCGCAGCGTTCAAGGCGTAGCCGCAGCATTGGGCCATGATCATGGCGAGGTTATCAGGCTCACCGGCGTCTACCATAATTTGCTGCGCCGCTGGGCCGATGCCTGA